One Hemitrygon akajei unplaced genomic scaffold, sHemAka1.3 Scf000099, whole genome shotgun sequence genomic window, atgtgcaggaaccggaaatataagtatttggatagatgtggactgattaagtatagacagcatggctttgtgcatggtaggtcatgtctaaccaatcttatagagtctctcgaggaagttatcaggaaagtggatgaaggcaaggcagtggatgttgtctacatggacgttagcaaggcacttgacaaagtctcatatgggagcttggtcaagagggttcagtcactcagcattcaagatgagatagaaaattggatgagacactgtctttgggagaagccagagtgtggtagcagatggttgcctctctgactggaacctgtgactagtggtgtgccacagggatcagtgctggatctgttgttgtttgtcatctatatcagtaatctggatgatagtgtggttaactggaataGCAGATTCATGACCACCAAGACTggtaggtgtagtggacagtgaggaacactatcatggcttgcagtgtgacCTGGAGcccctgggaaaaatggtttgagaaatggaaaatggaatttaatgcagacaagtgtgagttgttgcactttggtatgacctaccaagggaggtctttcacagtgactggtcggccacggaggagtgttgtagaagaaagggacctgggaatacaagtccttaattcactgaaagtggtatcacagttagatagtgaTGGAAAAAATGATTTTAGCCCATTGGCTTTCATGAGCCAAATACTGACAATAGATGGATATTATGTTGACTTGTAaaggaggcctaatttggagtattgtgtgatgctttggtcacctacctacaggaaagatttaaaagagattcaGCGATtttagagaaaattcacaaggatgttgccaagtttggaggacttgggttataaggaaagattgaacaggtcaggactttattcattggaatgtggaagattgaggtgagatttgattgTGTTAAAGGGGCATAGataatgtaaatgcaagctggctttctccactgagatggGGGTGGGACTTCAACCAGCGgccaggggttaagggtgaaaggtgaaatgttaaggggaacatgaggggaaacttcttcacactgaTGGTCATCTAGGTTTGGAATGAGCAGCCATCccgagtggtgcatgcgagctcgatttcaacatttaagaggttcgtgtaggtacctggatggtaggggtatggcagtgggcagtttaaatagttcagcacaagactagatggcccaaaggacctgtttctgtgttgtacttttctacaagaacctgaaatattacaaaaattcactctaaccccttttaacagctgtgcagaccaaccattcctctcagcaggaatttttttatATGGTGTTAAAACTGTAGCACTttcagttaataatacataaaagaaaatcccagatgcacatccacaaagactatttgtgtgagagtgtttcagttactgtggggccaggcacccatgctgctcagcaggaacagggaataataccaatggagagagtcaaactgagccaaggcacagattggagatgacagaaatgccccattcttatagagacaggaagagcatcagagaattgatggtcattccagataccagcactctgcccagtcaggagatgatttctctgtccaactttcattgaacctcactgtaacagtgtgataccagatcaaaccttggcaactaaagtaatttcatctgaaatgttgtcctaaacccattgatgaattttgtaaatcttttcacaggataaaaatgagaaggaatttgtcgccgggaatctcaaacatggcacgccagttttgctgtctctgtctggatatttaagaagtggagcaagagattcaatcgaccatccttcctgctcagactgtggagagggattcAATTGGTCATTTGACCAAATAGCAAGcctgtcattttacacaggagaaaggctgttcacctgctcagacagtgggaatggattcactcggttatcacaattgaaggtacatcagcaagttcacactgggcaaggccattcatctgttctgtgtgtgagaaggggttcagtcggtcttctcacctgtggacacaccagtcagttcacatcacaccgggcagaggctggtcatctgttgaatttctgagaaaggattcactcagtcatttgacctaatggctcaccagcgagttcacactggggagaacccattcacctgttcagtctgtgggaagggattcactcatttatcccaactacagagacaccagcgagttcacactggggagaggccgttcacctgctcagtctgtgggaagggattcactctgtcatctaccctacagagacatcagcgagttcacactggggagaggccgttcacctgctcagtctgtgggaagggattcactcagtcatccaacctactggtacatcagcgagttcacactggggagaagcctgtcacctgctcagaatgtgggaaaggattcagtgaCTTATCCAGcctactgagacatcagcgagttcacactggggagaagccgttcacctgctcagaatgtgggaaagaattcagtcagttatccagcctactgagacatcagcgagttcacactggggaaaagccgttcacctgctcagaatgtgggaaaggatttactaattcatccaccctacagagtcatcagcgagttcacactggggagaagccgttcacctgttcagaatgtgggaaagaattcagtcagttatccagcctactgacacatcagcgagttcacactggggagaagccgttcacctgctcagaatgtgggaagggattcactcagtcatcccacctacagactcatcagcgagttcacactggggagaagccgttcatctgctcagtctgtgggaaaggatttactgattcatccaccctacagagtcatcagcgagttcacactggggagaagccgttcacctgttcagaatgtgggaagggatttactcagttaTCCCAACTACAGtgtcatctgcgagttcacactggggagaggccattcatctgctcagactgtgggaaaggattcactcggttatcccacctacagagacatcagcgagttcacactgggaagaagccgttcatctgctcagaatgtgggaagggattcactcagtcatcccacctacagagtcatcagcgagttcacactggggagaagccattcacctgctcagtctgtgggaaaggattcactgagtcatcccatctacagagtcatcagcgagttcacactggggagaagccgttcacctgttcagaatgtgggaagagatttactcagtcatcccaactacagagtcatcagcaagttcacactggggagaggccattcatctgctcagactgtgggaaaggattcactcggttatcccacctacagagacatcagcgagttcacactggggagaagccgttcatctgctcagaatgtgggaagggattcactcagtcatcccacctacagagtcatcagcgagttcacactggggagaagccattcacctgctcagtctgtggaaagggattcactgagtcatcccatctacagagtcatcagcgagttcacactggggagaagccgttcacctgttcagtatgtgggaagagatttactcagtcatcccaactactgagtcatcagcgagttcacactggagagaggccattcatctgctcagaatgtgggaaaagattcgCTCGCTCTTCCACActactgagacatcagcgagttcacattgGAGAGGAGCCATTTACCTGCTGAGAAtgcgggaaaggattcactcagtcatccgaactactggcacaccagtcagttgttatgaatccctaggttttgtttgctgtggactgtcattttaagagagagagagagattaagaaggtgaatcagtctgacttgcagcttttTTTCATCACtcccagcttgtttagttttaactgaggacacagacactcagagtcagacggagatgaatgagaaaaaatggaaggatcaaaaCAAGGGAAATAggtgccaagggtcactgtttggaattttcctatgcccacaagtgtgggttaattatcgattcagcgtatatcgaatgtgtggttgtcacctcgtttaatcgataggagtggatctgatttggggtatcctatgAAGACCACCGATGTGtttacccttgcctgggtgtggtgtggtaattcaattgaagacgataccccttgtgacaagtcactttgggtgataattcgtatgtggatttggaaggatgacagataaaatctacagtgactgttctcttgttttaccaccatggaacctgtggaattcgacataattgccttcccttgacatttaccctggattacaaatatctctctcatcacctgttctgtggttgaactgaactttcataatttaccatctcaagactccagacCTTGTTTCCCCCAAGCTCAATAGTTTTggatttatatttacacacatatatacacataacactgttaacttttgtttatcttgcttaagttactatactataagtagattctaataaagatagttttaacatcaaaaacagactccaggtgtagtctccatgaggaaatctgcagatgctggaaattcaaacacacacaaaatgctggtggaacacagcaggccaggcagcatctataaggagaagcactgtcgatgtttcaggccgagacccttcgtcaggcagtCTCaggcagtcctgacaaagggtttcggcctgaaacgtcgacagtgcttctccttatagatgctgcctggcctgctgtgttccaccagcattttgtgtgtgttgttccaggtgtagtctattggtGCTGATTCGTTTCTGAAGTTTTacgattcataacaaaattggggcctgcatccGGGATATGAACAGCTATGGGggcgtagtcattaattatcgatttcattggggaagtcgcttttgattgatttgtgtgtggaaaatcagcagcggaTGCTGATTATTGTTTGGAAGCggcaacctctgaggcattagaggatgccagacggattgagttgttgagtcttgctagaaggttaaaacttgctatgttgaaattgacaatgaggagggcacagatgcagaggataacagCTGAACATTATATacctgagggtgtgtttaaagtggaggagttggaggtgtttcctgaaagtaaacctagtgagcttgagctccagttcAAGTgacaaaaattaaagatggaggctgcggaaaggcagaggcagtttgaggctatagaggcagaaaaacagaggaaggaagcagaaaaacagaggctatttgagctggaaaagataaagtggttgcagcaaaggggtctagcgttagactctggtgataagtttgaggccagtcaggaaattaaattggtacctccatttgatgagacggaggttgataaatacttccagcattttgagaaggttgcttagaatttaaagtggccaaaagagggttggttctcttacaaagtgtaattaaggggggggggggggtggcttagCAAGCCTATTCTGTTTTGTCAGTTGATTAAGCAGCTGATTATgtcatagtgaaacaggctgtgctcaaagcttacgagttggtcccagaatcatacaggcaaaagtttagaaatttgaggaaatctgtgaaccagacatatgtaatttgcttatgagaagtcTGTGTGTTTTGATCGCTGGTGCACATATATGATGATGATAAATATATGATGATTTTAATAGCTTGAAAGAGTTAGTTTTAATTGAAGATTTCAAAAGGTGTGCTCCTGACCACATAAAGACGTAttcagatgaaaaggatgctgccactttgcaggagtctgctagattagcagatgagtttgctttaacttGCAAGGTTAAGTTTACCcagaataagagcttccaaaagagtgccagggatcaccagggtaaaccagaaattacatctgggactagtgacaagagtaaggatgaagggaagcagttaaAGGAGAAATTTTCTGGTcatacttgttactattgtaagaaagctgttcatatgatggctaattgttctgtcctgaataagaaaaaggaaaagggggcagtcccaaatgcctgtgttcagtatgttgaagcacctatcaacccacagggttctgaacattctgtttcaggctcagttaaggtctgagaggtctgaccgagttaagaagggattcgatcattttatgtcagatgggtttgtattagtaaaggaagggtcaaccccggtgccagtgaaaattctttgagttactggggcttctcagtcacttatattagacagcgttctaaagtttggtgatgagactaacactggtgaggtaaatcttattaaaggcattgggggtggcatggtttctgtgctgttgtacaaggtaactttactgtcAGGGTTGGTTTGGGGACCTGTTAAAATCGGATTATACTCCAGTTTATCATTGGAAGATGTTagtttgctgttagggaatgacctaaagttgttcctgcagtgctgtTGACAACTAAGACAACCACTgatgacccacagatggattttaacatttatccttcctgtgcagtaactcgaagtatggctaaaaagtATGCCGACT contains:
- the LOC140723063 gene encoding uncharacterized protein, whose product is MAHQRVHTGENPFTCSVCGKGFTHLSQLQRHQRVHTGERPFTCSVCGKGFTLSSTLQRHQRVHTGERPFTCSVCGKGFTQSSNLLVHQRVHTGEKPVTCSECGKGFSDLSSLLRHQRVHTGEKPFTCSECGKEFSQLSSLLRHQRVHTGEKPFTCSECGKGFTNSSTLQSHQRVHTGEKPFTCSECGKEFSQLSSLLTHQRVHTGEKPFTCSECGKGFTQSSHLQTHQRVHTGEKPFICSVCGKGFTDSSTLQSHQRVHTGEKPFTCSECGKGFTQLSQLQCHLRVHTGERPFICSDCGKGFTRLSHLQRHQRVHTGKKPFICSECGKGFTQSSHLQSHQRVHTGEKPFTCSVCGKGFTESSHLQSHQRVHTGEKPFTCSECGKRFTQSSQLQSHQQVHTGERPFICSDCGKGFTRLSHLQRHQRVHTGEKPFICSECGKGFTQSSHLQSHQRVHTGEKPFTCSVCGKGFTESSHLQSHQRVHTGEKPFTCSVCGKRFTQSSQLLSHQRVHTGERPFICSECGKRFARSSTLLRHQRVHIGEEPFTC